One stretch of Candidatus Zixiibacteriota bacterium DNA includes these proteins:
- the pilB gene encoding type IV-A pilus assembly ATPase PilB: MATDLGAMLVKAGKITPEQAEAAETTADKQNLKFETALVQVGAFESEDDVSSIIGKQLKIGTLRLEDIELNPEVVMLISVDIARKFKVIAVSKLNKTLLVAISDPNNIYVLDALKFITGCNVQPVISPESAIEKAIDFYYTDTGGLSEIVKGLEDEDDLEVVSVEDLPDESDLMSAIQDKPLVKLVDSIIADAIRIGASDIHLEMYEKRIRVRYRIDGDLREMAPLPFKYRAAIVSRVKIMADLDISERRLPQDGRIKLKISGRTVDLRVSILPTIFGEKVVMRILDPNALMVDMTKLGFREDDLSKFSSAIHLPFGIILVTGPTGSGKTTTLYSALKQINTVDINIMSAEDPVEFNFDGINQVAVKTSIGMTFAAALRSFLRQDPDVIMVGEIRDAETAEIAIRAALTGHLVFSTLHTNDAPSSINRLIDMDVPFYLVASATKLIMAQRMCRKICSSCKEEVNLTAEQVDSLGVLPKDLMCNIRAFRGKGCRACGETGKSGRTGIFEVMPITPAIEALILSKATDTEIRKTALEEGMYSLRMCAVEMMKAGIISLDEVLAVSFGA, from the coding sequence ATGGCAACAGATCTTGGGGCAATGCTGGTCAAAGCCGGAAAGATTACGCCGGAGCAAGCTGAGGCGGCTGAGACCACTGCCGATAAACAGAATCTCAAATTCGAAACGGCTCTTGTGCAAGTCGGGGCGTTCGAATCCGAAGATGATGTTTCCAGTATTATTGGTAAGCAGCTCAAGATTGGAACGCTTCGTCTTGAGGATATTGAGCTTAATCCCGAAGTCGTTATGCTCATTTCGGTCGATATTGCCCGTAAGTTCAAGGTCATTGCCGTCTCCAAGTTGAACAAGACTTTGCTCGTTGCTATCAGTGACCCCAACAATATCTATGTCCTCGATGCCCTTAAGTTTATTACCGGGTGTAATGTTCAGCCGGTGATTTCACCTGAGTCGGCAATTGAAAAAGCCATCGACTTCTATTACACGGACACAGGTGGTCTTTCAGAAATTGTTAAGGGGTTGGAGGATGAGGATGACCTTGAGGTCGTTTCGGTGGAGGATTTGCCTGACGAAAGCGACTTGATGTCGGCCATTCAGGATAAGCCACTCGTTAAATTGGTGGATTCCATTATTGCCGACGCTATTCGCATTGGAGCTTCCGATATCCATTTAGAGATGTACGAAAAGCGTATTCGCGTCCGTTATCGTATTGACGGTGATTTAAGGGAAATGGCGCCACTTCCGTTTAAGTATCGAGCAGCCATTGTATCCCGAGTGAAAATTATGGCCGACCTTGACATTTCCGAGCGCCGTTTACCGCAGGACGGGCGTATCAAACTGAAGATTTCAGGGCGTACTGTCGACCTGCGTGTTTCGATTTTGCCGACGATATTTGGCGAGAAAGTGGTCATGCGTATTTTAGACCCGAATGCCCTCATGGTTGATATGACCAAGCTCGGATTCCGTGAGGACGACTTGAGCAAGTTCTCTAGTGCTATCCATCTGCCTTTTGGAATTATCCTGGTGACTGGTCCAACCGGTTCCGGTAAGACTACGACGTTGTATTCGGCCCTTAAGCAGATCAACACGGTAGATATCAATATCATGTCGGCTGAGGATCCGGTCGAGTTCAACTTCGACGGCATCAACCAGGTGGCAGTGAAAACAAGTATTGGGATGACTTTTGCCGCCGCGCTAAGGTCCTTCCTGCGTCAGGATCCGGACGTCATCATGGTAGGTGAGATTCGAGACGCGGAGACGGCTGAGATTGCGATTCGAGCGGCTTTGACCGGTCACCTCGTTTTTTCCACGCTGCATACCAACGATGCCCCCTCGTCAATCAACCGCCTGATCGATATGGACGTACCCTTCTACCTGGTGGCTTCAGCTACCAAGCTGATCATGGCTCAGCGTATGTGCCGTAAAATTTGTTCTTCGTGCAAGGAAGAAGTGAACCTGACGGCCGAGCAGGTCGATAGTCTGGGGGTGCTGCCTAAGGATCTGATGTGCAACATCCGTGCTTTCCGCGGAAAGGGCTGTCGCGCTTGTGGTGAAACCGGCAAATCCGGTCGAACCGGTATCTTCGAAGTAATGCCGATTACACCTGCCATTGAAGCTCTTATATTATCCAAGGCGACTGACACTGAGATTCGAAAAACGGCTTTGGAAGAAGGGATGTACAGCCTTCGGATGTGCGCTGTGGAGATGATGAAAGCCGGTATTATTAGCCTTGATGAGGTTCTCGCTGTGTCGTTCGGCGCATAA
- a CDS encoding roadblock/LC7 domain-containing protein, which yields MTDDSLILYEEETKQIDILISKMLKAAEAKCGLLVDKDGHLITRQGFTSTLDTTALAALLAGSFASTKEIAKLVGEPEFSVLFHQGKKDHIHMSLVGERSILVVIFDDRTTIGMVRLYAKETAVELGKVFDKVTDDSRDKTQVGVSSDFAEEAQDRLDDIFQD from the coding sequence ATGACTGACGATAGCCTGATCCTCTATGAAGAGGAAACTAAACAGATCGATATTTTAATCTCGAAGATGCTCAAAGCTGCCGAGGCGAAATGTGGTCTGTTAGTGGACAAGGATGGCCACTTGATTACGAGGCAGGGATTCACCAGTACGTTGGATACTACAGCTTTGGCTGCTCTACTGGCTGGCTCATTTGCTTCTACCAAGGAAATAGCCAAGCTGGTCGGTGAGCCCGAGTTTTCGGTTTTGTTTCATCAGGGGAAAAAAGATCACATCCACATGTCGCTGGTCGGTGAACGGTCTATTCTGGTTGTAATTTTCGATGACCGAACGACTATTGGCATGGTGCGATTGTATGCCAAGGAAACTGCCGTCGAACTTGGCAAGGTGTTCGACAAGGTTACTGATGATTCCCGTGACAAGACTCAGGTTGGCGTTTCAAGCGATTTTGCTGAAGAAGCCCAGGACAGGCTCGACGATATCTTTCAGGACTGA
- a CDS encoding GTPase domain-containing protein, with translation MVSINYSAREVSCKIVYYGPGLSGKTTNLQYVHSKVPGNTRGDLISLATEADRTLYFDFLPINIGTINGFAAKFQLYTVPGQVYYNATRKLVLRGVDGVVFVADSQQDKMDENIESLANLEDNLVEYGYDLKSLPMVIQYNKADLPGILSVEQLNAQLNKQGRPFFQASATIGNGVFDTLKMIIKLVLDKAKNAKPGTPTSSTPERKDTPKAVQPVDPQPAQPSPPPDVQTKTAVATELPKTVSPPKPVMPSPSPPVSEPTSKEVVQLESESQAPSQYRPYPGSTQVSTKENKISATAFSPTPAPGVGENIERNALQANGDSDQNTTPGRVPAMAPSLRRRSEKKKRGFFKRLFGIK, from the coding sequence ATGGTTTCGATTAATTATTCAGCGCGCGAGGTTAGTTGTAAGATCGTATACTACGGTCCGGGATTATCGGGCAAGACGACAAACCTTCAATACGTGCATTCCAAGGTCCCCGGCAACACTCGAGGTGATCTGATATCTCTGGCTACCGAAGCGGACCGTACGTTATATTTCGATTTTCTACCGATTAACATCGGTACAATAAATGGATTTGCGGCAAAGTTCCAGCTCTATACTGTACCCGGGCAAGTTTATTACAATGCCACTCGTAAGCTGGTGCTCCGGGGAGTCGATGGAGTCGTTTTTGTGGCTGACAGCCAGCAAGACAAGATGGATGAAAACATCGAATCATTAGCCAACCTCGAAGATAATCTAGTCGAGTATGGGTATGATTTAAAATCCTTGCCAATGGTGATTCAGTACAATAAGGCTGATTTGCCCGGAATCCTGTCAGTCGAACAGCTCAATGCCCAACTCAATAAGCAGGGCAGGCCGTTTTTTCAAGCTTCGGCCACTATTGGAAACGGTGTCTTTGATACTCTCAAAATGATTATCAAGCTGGTACTGGACAAAGCCAAGAACGCCAAACCTGGCACACCAACGTCTAGCACACCTGAGAGAAAAGACACACCAAAGGCTGTTCAGCCCGTTGATCCGCAACCGGCCCAACCGTCTCCGCCACCTGACGTACAGACCAAGACAGCTGTTGCTACCGAATTACCGAAGACGGTTTCTCCACCCAAGCCTGTGATGCCGAGTCCATCACCGCCGGTATCCGAACCGACGTCTAAAGAAGTGGTACAGTTAGAGAGCGAGTCACAAGCTCCTTCTCAGTATCGGCCTTATCCGGGAAGTACGCAGGTATCAACGAAAGAGAACAAGATATCGGCGACTGCTTTTTCGCCGACGCCAGCGCCTGGGGTTGGCGAAAACATAGAACGAAACGCCCTGCAAGCAAATGGCGATTCGGATCAGAATACGACACCGGGACGTGTGCCGGCTATGGCGCCTTCGTTGAGACGTAGATCCGAAAAGAAGAAACGTGGTTTCTTCAAGCGCTTATTTGGCATTAAGTAG
- a CDS encoding roadblock/LC7 domain-containing protein, with the protein MHEVLSELNRVSGVTGSMLVGNDGIVIAADIDTSQEEDTVGALAASITANIRKSLDRLETSPPQQVTIEADESKLFFTDAGLGILVVSTASEVNIGLVRLEIKNAISRLKMNR; encoded by the coding sequence ATGCACGAAGTACTGAGTGAACTAAACAGAGTCAGCGGCGTGACCGGATCTATGCTCGTCGGGAACGACGGTATTGTTATTGCGGCAGATATTGATACCTCCCAGGAGGAGGACACGGTAGGAGCGCTGGCAGCTTCCATAACTGCGAACATCAGGAAGTCGTTGGATCGTCTTGAGACCAGCCCTCCTCAGCAGGTTACGATTGAGGCGGATGAGAGTAAGTTGTTTTTTACTGATGCGGGATTGGGCATTTTAGTAGTGTCCACCGCCAGTGAAGTGAACATTGGTCTTGTTCGGCTGGAAATTAAAAATGCTATCAGCCGACTGAAGATGAATAGATAG
- a CDS encoding DUF4388 domain-containing protein, with translation MSLSGNLKTVSFPDILQLLSTGKKTGILSVETATRGKLVAFKDGNIIHAASVNSSEDLLGNMLVNRGRISKADLERAITLHRQTGRQLGTTLIDMKIFDKAEVAEVLKQQVEEIVYNLFSWSDGNFVFREDETPKDAPFLVDLSTMNVILEGTRRIDEWMEIQKVLPPDDVMLAISKIPKISGDEIRLSVPEFQILSQIDGERSVSDLISTSAVGEFVTSRSIYRLIVNKLVEAVGRQEGDEGQEEDEEEVILNIIFKLYNRCFYRIRGLFEDILGADNDRYRVFSSQYDSGLMAFFSGADPASDQAESMERFACAVRALPTSIRFHRLMRDLDTMLTDHLQFAYHLLGAGAFREGVASVKREIAEPLAMRRELVKRHGIEDDFYRIIKRADKTVKLVRG, from the coding sequence ATGAGTCTGTCCGGAAATCTCAAAACAGTATCGTTCCCCGACATTTTGCAACTGCTGTCCACCGGGAAGAAGACAGGGATACTCTCTGTCGAAACAGCAACCAGAGGTAAGCTGGTGGCCTTCAAGGATGGTAACATAATCCACGCCGCTTCGGTCAATTCCTCAGAAGATTTGCTGGGCAATATGCTGGTCAATCGAGGTCGGATTTCAAAAGCCGACCTTGAACGTGCCATCACGCTGCATCGGCAGACGGGACGCCAGCTTGGTACAACCCTGATTGACATGAAGATTTTCGACAAGGCTGAAGTGGCTGAAGTGCTCAAGCAGCAAGTCGAGGAAATTGTCTACAATCTTTTTTCCTGGAGCGATGGGAATTTCGTTTTCCGTGAGGATGAGACCCCCAAGGATGCTCCGTTCCTGGTTGACCTGTCAACCATGAATGTCATTCTTGAGGGAACCCGCAGGATCGACGAGTGGATGGAAATACAGAAGGTTCTTCCTCCCGACGACGTCATGCTTGCAATTTCAAAAATACCCAAAATCTCAGGCGACGAGATCAGACTGTCGGTACCGGAGTTCCAGATTTTAAGCCAGATCGACGGTGAGAGATCTGTGTCTGATTTGATTAGTACTTCCGCGGTTGGTGAGTTTGTTACCTCCCGGTCTATCTATCGTTTGATTGTGAACAAACTGGTGGAAGCGGTTGGAAGACAGGAAGGAGATGAGGGACAGGAGGAAGACGAGGAAGAGGTCATTCTGAACATCATTTTCAAGCTCTACAATAGATGTTTCTATCGCATCCGTGGGCTTTTCGAGGATATTTTGGGTGCCGATAACGATCGGTATCGGGTCTTTTCCAGCCAGTATGATAGTGGTCTGATGGCCTTCTTCTCCGGAGCCGATCCAGCTTCCGATCAAGCAGAATCAATGGAACGTTTTGCGTGCGCTGTTAGAGCTCTACCGACATCGATCCGGTTTCACCGCCTTATGCGCGACCTGGACACTATGCTCACAGACCACCTTCAGTTTGCCTACCATTTGTTGGGCGCGGGTGCTTTTCGCGAAGGGGTTGCATCGGTTAAACGTGAGATTGCTGAGCCGCTGGCTATGCGTCGGGAACTCGTAAAACGACATGGGATCGAAGATGATTTCTACAGGATAATCAAACGGGCTGACAAGACTGTTAAGCTGGTGAGAGGATAG